The Deltaproteobacteria bacterium genome has a window encoding:
- a CDS encoding pyridoxal phosphate-dependent aminotransferase encodes MSVSRLTHISKIGVEQMGELVDRLNDPDVLRLENLDTDLRPPQSAVAFTKQAVDDDAANSYLPFFGLDVLRQAAADLVGRHAGHHYDWKSECVISAGGLSGILNVLLATLEPGDEVLLTDPIYVGLINRVRLAGGVPRYVPLIASPQGWRLDTNTLAVIDPRPVKVALLMSPSMPTGAVFTHEEWQALMAFCHRAQCWVLNDAAMERILYDGRGVIHPASFPVMRDKVITVGAASKEYRMIGWRVGWVVGPADLIADVARVSITNVVCQTGIAMGAVATAIADPNDGIQSCAEEWQRRRDVLLEELRDFVVIPPHGGWSLLLDVSPLGLDGVTASQRLLDLGKIAATAMTNWGSANSDKYVRFVFANEPVHRLRGIGQRVQRALTS; translated from the coding sequence ATGTCCGTATCACGACTGACACACATCAGTAAAATCGGGGTGGAGCAGATGGGCGAACTCGTTGACCGCCTCAACGACCCTGACGTTTTGCGCCTAGAAAACCTCGACACTGATTTGCGTCCACCACAGAGTGCCGTTGCGTTTACCAAACAGGCTGTTGATGACGATGCGGCCAACAGCTATTTGCCGTTCTTCGGTCTGGATGTATTGCGTCAGGCCGCAGCCGATTTGGTTGGACGCCACGCCGGACACCACTACGACTGGAAGAGCGAATGTGTCATCAGTGCCGGTGGGTTATCGGGCATTTTGAATGTGCTGCTGGCGACACTGGAACCGGGTGACGAAGTATTACTGACGGACCCGATCTACGTAGGCTTGATTAATCGGGTGCGTCTGGCTGGAGGGGTGCCGCGCTATGTCCCGTTGATCGCCTCACCACAAGGTTGGCGATTGGATACGAATACACTGGCAGTGATTGATCCCCGCCCGGTGAAAGTGGCTTTGTTGATGAGTCCCTCCATGCCAACCGGTGCGGTCTTCACGCACGAGGAATGGCAGGCGTTAATGGCCTTTTGCCACCGTGCCCAGTGCTGGGTACTGAACGACGCGGCGATGGAGCGCATTCTCTATGATGGCCGTGGTGTGATTCATCCGGCCTCGTTCCCAGTCATGCGCGACAAGGTCATCACTGTCGGTGCAGCCTCCAAGGAATATCGCATGATCGGTTGGCGTGTGGGCTGGGTCGTTGGGCCTGCGGATCTCATCGCCGATGTGGCGCGGGTCAGCATCACAAATGTGGTCTGTCAAACCGGCATCGCAATGGGTGCCGTTGCCACCGCCATCGCCGATCCGAATGATGGCATTCAGAGTTGTGCCGAGGAATGGCAACGGCGGCGCGATGTCTTGCTGGAAGAATTACGCGACTTTGTAGTCATCCCACCGCACGGAGGCTGGTCACTATTGCTCGATGTTTCTCCATTGGGGCTGGATGGCGTCACGGCTTCACAACGCTTGCTCGACTTGGGGAAGATCGCGGCGACCGCGATGACCAATTGGGGCAGTGCCAACAGCGACAAATACGTGCGCTTTGTCTTTGCCAATGAGCCGGTGCATCGCTTGCGTGGGATTGGCCAGCGTGTCCAGCGGGCGCTGACCTCATAG
- a CDS encoding group 1 truncated hemoglobin: protein MNDSRTLYDRLGGHDAIYAFIEYAIAKLMAREEVGRIWQHMSEERVKVELQNFCDFASSHWGGPAVYRGRTMIAAHKGMGITERHWEELLEVLDEAYAHFQLAEDLRTEVHRFITSFKSQVVGSPSFREVVRDAGGTKLAGGLASYGVQWPTKAK, encoded by the coding sequence ATGAATGACAGTCGCACTTTGTATGACCGACTGGGCGGGCATGACGCCATCTATGCCTTTATTGAATACGCGATTGCCAAGCTGATGGCTCGTGAGGAAGTGGGACGCATTTGGCAGCACATGTCTGAGGAACGTGTCAAGGTGGAACTGCAGAACTTCTGTGACTTTGCGTCCTCTCATTGGGGCGGGCCAGCGGTCTACCGAGGCCGTACCATGATCGCGGCGCACAAAGGCATGGGCATCACGGAACGGCACTGGGAAGAACTGTTAGAAGTCCTTGACGAAGCGTATGCCCACTTTCAGCTCGCTGAGGATCTGCGGACGGAAGTCCACCGCTTCATTACCTCGTTTAAATCGCAGGTCGTCGGCAGCCCTTCCTTCCGGGAGGTCGTCCGTGACGCTGGCGGGACGAAGCTTGCCGGAGGCTTGGCCTCGTATGGGGTGCAGTGGCCGACGAAGGCAAAATGA
- a CDS encoding FtsX-like permease family protein, which produces MTFVQELAFAFRSIANMKGLSIAIILTLALGIGVNIAIFGLVRAVLLRPLVNRGEDRIVYIRQSAPGIGRENATFSVPEIKDLRERVRSLSDIGEFSTIPFSVIGLGEPRQVRAGVVSGNYFEVMGLRPVLGRLLTASDDGASAAGAAVLTYAFWSSAFQRDTGIIGKTVRIDTTFGSRPAVIVGVLEPSVPYPAETEMLANMVTSPHHLSATMVQGREHRMTEVFARLAPDSSVDAARSEITGAYESIRRDYSEAYPAQAAYTIRTVPLREQLTTNARTVLLVLFAAALLIFVIACSNVANLILARTVRRESELAVMAALGAHPMALRRLLLAESTVLCGLGALAGAALAWPLAAMLSRYAARFSVRALEVTIDPVMLSLGVVLALLAAVLLAFVPSLPSDARNGGLKLASGSARVAAGASKLNVFAVIQIGACFILVVGAIALVRTFLALQASSPGFDTTKILALNVPVTSYGRTPEDVRNFYRRLQARLGELPEVEQVAIGSSIPWRRDEVLDRAGFGYRLEGGVSGAANEDPRARMRSVSPAYFATLGVPIDAGRDFTTDDRDGAERVVIVSASVAAKLGPERDVLNRKLYWTDPIMKFIGVSQEPRRIVGIVPDIDDEHVIPGALPTVYQPFEQQVFGGRVFIHVRNGPHAIIPAVTQTIHELANDQPVVGGATLSEIRAEVISPDRLNAAVFSLFAVVALAIAVVGVAGVLAFSVSGRTREFGIRMALGATPSNILAGVIGHGAVMAGAGIATGLVGGYFLLQLTARFIGQMQMPGVAALAAAGAVLVLAGVGAAFVPAARAAATNIVESLKAE; this is translated from the coding sequence ATGACGTTTGTTCAGGAACTCGCCTTTGCGTTTCGTTCGATCGCTAACATGAAAGGCTTGTCGATCGCCATCATTTTGACGTTGGCACTCGGGATCGGCGTGAACATCGCCATCTTCGGTCTGGTGCGGGCCGTGCTCCTGCGACCGTTAGTCAACCGAGGTGAAGACCGCATCGTCTACATTCGTCAAAGCGCACCCGGCATTGGCAGGGAAAACGCGACGTTCTCGGTGCCCGAGATCAAGGACCTGCGCGAACGGGTCCGTTCGCTGTCGGATATCGGCGAGTTCTCCACCATACCGTTCTCGGTGATCGGTCTTGGCGAGCCACGGCAAGTGCGGGCCGGTGTCGTTAGTGGGAACTACTTTGAGGTGATGGGATTGCGTCCGGTCCTAGGTCGGCTCCTCACGGCCAGTGATGACGGTGCGAGCGCCGCCGGAGCGGCTGTGCTGACCTATGCGTTCTGGTCGTCGGCCTTTCAGCGGGACACCGGAATTATTGGCAAGACGGTCCGCATCGATACGACGTTCGGCAGCCGGCCCGCAGTGATCGTTGGCGTGCTTGAACCTTCGGTCCCGTACCCCGCCGAGACCGAAATGCTCGCCAACATGGTCACCAGTCCTCATCATCTGTCAGCGACTATGGTGCAAGGCCGCGAGCATCGCATGACCGAAGTGTTTGCCCGGCTGGCGCCAGACTCCTCAGTCGATGCGGCCCGCAGCGAAATTACTGGAGCGTACGAGTCGATTCGACGCGACTACTCTGAGGCGTACCCGGCGCAAGCGGCATACACGATCCGCACGGTGCCGTTACGCGAACAATTGACGACCAACGCGCGCACGGTGCTGCTTGTGCTGTTTGCTGCCGCGCTCCTCATTTTTGTGATTGCGTGCTCGAATGTTGCCAATTTGATTCTGGCGCGCACGGTCCGCCGTGAATCAGAACTGGCGGTCATGGCCGCTCTCGGCGCTCATCCGATGGCGTTGCGCCGTCTGTTGTTGGCAGAAAGCACGGTGCTGTGCGGACTCGGTGCGCTTGCGGGTGCGGCGCTGGCATGGCCGCTCGCAGCCATGTTGTCGCGTTATGCGGCCCGTTTCTCGGTGCGCGCGCTCGAAGTCACGATCGATCCGGTGATGCTCTCGCTCGGCGTCGTACTCGCCTTACTGGCGGCGGTACTGCTCGCGTTCGTGCCCAGTCTGCCGTCCGACGCACGCAACGGCGGCTTGAAGCTCGCCAGCGGCAGCGCCAGGGTTGCCGCTGGTGCCAGCAAGTTGAATGTCTTCGCGGTGATCCAGATCGGCGCTTGCTTTATTCTCGTGGTCGGCGCCATTGCGCTGGTACGCACATTCCTCGCTCTGCAGGCGTCCTCCCCTGGGTTCGACACCACGAAGATACTCGCGCTCAACGTACCGGTGACTTCGTACGGCCGCACCCCTGAAGATGTCCGCAACTTTTACCGCCGCTTACAAGCGCGACTGGGTGAACTTCCCGAGGTGGAGCAAGTGGCGATCGGCAGCAGCATTCCGTGGCGCAGGGATGAGGTTCTTGATCGCGCAGGCTTTGGCTATCGGCTTGAGGGCGGTGTGAGTGGCGCGGCCAATGAGGATCCCCGTGCCCGCATGCGCTCGGTCTCGCCGGCGTACTTCGCGACCCTTGGTGTCCCAATCGACGCGGGCCGGGACTTTACGACTGACGATCGGGACGGCGCCGAGCGCGTGGTCATCGTCAGCGCCAGCGTGGCGGCAAAGTTGGGACCTGAGCGAGACGTGCTGAATCGGAAATTGTACTGGACCGATCCGATCATGAAATTCATCGGCGTTAGTCAGGAGCCACGCCGCATCGTCGGCATCGTGCCAGACATCGACGACGAGCATGTCATCCCTGGGGCTCTGCCCACGGTGTACCAACCGTTCGAGCAGCAAGTGTTCGGCGGACGCGTTTTCATCCACGTCCGCAACGGCCCTCATGCAATCATTCCGGCGGTGACGCAGACGATCCACGAGCTGGCGAACGATCAGCCGGTGGTGGGCGGAGCAACCCTGTCTGAGATCCGCGCAGAAGTGATCTCGCCCGATCGGCTCAATGCAGCGGTGTTCAGCTTGTTCGCTGTGGTTGCGTTGGCGATCGCCGTAGTGGGCGTCGCCGGGGTGCTCGCTTTCTCGGTCAGCGGACGTACGCGCGAGTTCGGCATCCGCATGGCGCTCGGCGCCACGCCGTCTAACATCCTGGCTGGTGTCATTGGCCATGGCGCGGTGATGGCCGGAGCCGGGATCGCGACTGGCCTGGTGGGTGGCTACTTCCTCCTGCAGCTGACGGCGCGTTTTATCGGACAGATGCAAATGCCGGGTGTAGCGGCACTGGCGGCCGCGGGAGCCGTGCTCGTCCTTGCTGGTGTAGGTGCCGCGTTCGTTCCAGCCGCGCGAGCAGCGGCGACCAATATCGTGGAATCGTTGAAGGCTGAATAG
- a CDS encoding HlyD family efflux transporter periplasmic adaptor subunit, giving the protein MVVDIQKSQTEITQRRWRRKVIPVGVAVVLLVAAYLVARLGPATPEVDRSGLWIDTVQLGDVPRELRGVGELAPQDDASRWVSAELDGRVDRKLLERGAVVTSDTVILQLSNRDVEQAAQEARLELQGAEAAYTSLEASLQSDLLALRSASASIEAQQADATLQAEVDSKLASDGLLAELIARQSEVRKASLANRAKLESDRVRTTEASVSTRLATQRAEVERRRALAQLKQRDLESMTVRAGMGGVLQDIVVEVGQRVARNANLARVVDPARLKAVIRIPEAQTHDLRLNLPAAIDTHSGIIRGRVSRIAPSAQNGTVTIDVELTSELPPGARPDMTVDGTVELERLSQIRHIGRPSAGQTEGAVTLYKLSPEGTEAVRINVTLGRASANRVQILQGDLRPGDRVVLSDTSAWLGATVRFR; this is encoded by the coding sequence ATAGTGGTAGATATTCAGAAATCACAAACTGAGATTACGCAGCGGCGCTGGCGACGGAAAGTGATCCCGGTCGGCGTCGCCGTGGTGCTGTTGGTTGCGGCATATCTTGTCGCTCGCCTCGGACCCGCGACGCCTGAAGTTGACCGCAGTGGACTATGGATCGACACCGTGCAGCTCGGAGACGTGCCGCGGGAACTCCGTGGCGTGGGCGAGCTTGCGCCGCAAGACGACGCCTCACGCTGGGTGTCAGCGGAACTGGATGGTCGCGTCGATCGCAAGCTCCTCGAACGCGGGGCAGTAGTCACGTCCGACACGGTAATCCTGCAATTGAGTAATCGCGACGTCGAACAGGCCGCGCAGGAAGCGCGACTCGAACTGCAAGGAGCCGAAGCGGCATACACCAGTCTGGAGGCCTCGTTGCAAAGCGATCTGTTGGCGTTGCGCTCCGCCTCGGCGTCGATCGAGGCCCAGCAAGCGGATGCGACCTTACAAGCAGAGGTCGACTCCAAACTCGCGAGCGATGGTCTGCTCGCGGAATTGATTGCCCGTCAGTCGGAGGTACGGAAGGCTTCACTCGCCAATCGCGCAAAGTTAGAGAGCGATCGTGTCCGCACGACCGAGGCCTCGGTCTCGACTCGACTAGCAACACAGCGGGCTGAAGTCGAGCGTCGTCGTGCTTTGGCGCAGCTCAAACAGCGTGACTTGGAGTCAATGACAGTGCGCGCCGGTATGGGTGGCGTGTTGCAGGACATCGTCGTCGAAGTCGGGCAGCGCGTCGCGCGCAACGCCAACCTGGCACGGGTGGTGGATCCTGCGCGGCTGAAAGCGGTCATTCGGATTCCGGAAGCGCAGACGCACGATCTGCGGCTCAACCTGCCCGCTGCCATAGACACTCACAGTGGGATCATTCGCGGACGAGTTTCCCGTATTGCGCCCTCTGCCCAGAACGGGACGGTAACCATCGATGTGGAACTCACCAGCGAGCTGCCACCGGGGGCACGACCGGACATGACTGTGGATGGCACGGTGGAACTCGAACGGCTCAGTCAGATCCGGCATATCGGTCGGCCCTCGGCTGGGCAGACAGAAGGCGCGGTCACGCTATACAAACTGAGTCCAGAGGGAACCGAGGCGGTGCGCATTAACGTCACACTTGGCCGTGCTTCGGCGAACCGGGTGCAAATTCTGCAAGGTGATCTGCGGCCCGGCGATCGCGTTGTGTTGTCCGACACGTCAGCCTGGCTCGGTGCCACCGTCAGGTTCCGGTAG
- a CDS encoding ABC transporter ATP-binding protein: MGDKTVIKLENVFKVFETETVTTHALANIDLQVERGEYIAIAGPSGCGKSTLLSILGLLDTATSGAYFLDGQPVTGLSAKQRAQVRNRQIGFIFQSFNLLGDRTVVQNVELPLIYRGLSASERRTQAMRALERVGMTARASHYPSQLSGGQQQRVAVARAVVGDPSILLADEPTGNLDSKNGAAVMELLRELHVGGATVCLVTHDPRFAEDANRVMRLLDGVLVKDEAVSHNEAANSGV, encoded by the coding sequence ATGGGTGACAAGACCGTCATCAAACTGGAAAACGTCTTCAAGGTGTTTGAGACGGAGACCGTGACTACGCACGCGCTGGCTAACATCGATTTGCAGGTCGAGCGCGGCGAGTACATAGCGATTGCCGGGCCGTCGGGCTGTGGTAAGTCCACGCTACTGTCGATCCTGGGCTTGCTCGATACGGCGACGTCCGGCGCGTATTTTCTCGACGGCCAGCCAGTGACTGGTCTCAGCGCCAAACAACGGGCACAGGTACGGAATCGGCAAATCGGGTTCATCTTCCAGAGCTTTAACCTGCTGGGTGACAGAACCGTGGTGCAGAATGTGGAGCTGCCGTTGATCTATCGCGGCCTGAGCGCGAGTGAGCGCCGCACGCAAGCCATGCGCGCACTTGAGCGCGTGGGGATGACAGCGCGCGCGAGTCACTATCCGTCACAATTGTCCGGCGGCCAGCAGCAACGCGTGGCCGTTGCCAGAGCGGTGGTCGGCGATCCGTCTATTCTTCTTGCGGACGAGCCCACCGGCAATCTCGACTCGAAGAACGGCGCAGCCGTGATGGAGTTGCTCCGCGAGCTCCACGTCGGTGGCGCGACGGTGTGTCTCGTGACTCACGATCCCCGTTTTGCTGAGGACGCCAACCGTGTCATGCGCTTGCTTGATGGGGTGCTGGTGAAGGATGAGGCTGTTTCCCACAATGAAGCGGCAAACTCGGGCGTCTAA